The [Actinobacillus] rossii genome contains a region encoding:
- the topB_2 gene encoding DNA topoisomerase III, producing the protein MKLFLCEKPSQGNDIAKVLGASTRGDGCLFTSDKQICVTWGIGHLVEQFQPEEYDPAFKRWSFETLPIIPGQWKLSPKKETKKQYNVVMSLIKKANSVIISTDADREGEMIARELLDIAGFKGQVLRLWLSALDDASIRKALSSLKSGKETESLYYAGIGRSRSDWLIGMNFSRLFTLLAQQQGYQGSPLSVGRVQSPTLAMVVNRDREIANFSPKSHFALITQLQTQQNYAFLAKYIVPESYLDADGLCLNESFIQQVNQDIQGTGNAVVKSVETKREKSAPPLLFALSDLQSECNRLFGMGAQQVLDIAQALYEKHKATTYPRTDCGYLPESQFAEVPKVLSSLANSNPNWKKILPHLDPSQKSRAWNDKKITAHHGIIPTMGKVNLSMMNTDELKVYDLICRRYLAQFLPHFEVDKTVVQLQCGQHLLQAKGNMVIATGWKALFGNTDESDNDDDNQGLPPLNANQSCQIAASEVKLLKTTPPAHYTEGTLLSAMKNAARFVTDERLKQRLRETEGLGTEATRAGLIQGLIDKGFLKKKGKQILATEQANALIDSLPDLLKNPGLTALWEQALNQIAEGTMTLSDFMKKQEDFIRMLMNNCLKQGINWGKIEIRKCPLCGKPMRKIQHAKGTFWGCSGYPECQHKEADKKSVSKVKKSSSANVTQQIANLRSLIK; encoded by the coding sequence ATGAAACTCTTTCTTTGTGAAAAACCATCTCAGGGCAATGATATTGCTAAAGTCCTTGGTGCAAGTACACGAGGTGATGGCTGTTTGTTTACTTCAGATAAACAAATCTGTGTTACTTGGGGCATAGGGCATTTAGTAGAACAATTTCAGCCAGAAGAATATGATCCAGCATTTAAGCGCTGGTCATTCGAAACCTTGCCAATTATTCCTGGTCAGTGGAAACTTTCTCCCAAAAAAGAAACCAAGAAGCAATACAATGTTGTAATGTCTTTAATTAAAAAGGCAAATTCAGTAATTATATCTACTGATGCTGATCGTGAAGGTGAAATGATTGCTCGAGAGTTACTTGATATTGCAGGATTTAAGGGGCAAGTTTTGCGTTTATGGTTATCAGCTTTGGATGATGCCAGTATCCGAAAAGCATTATCTTCATTGAAATCAGGTAAAGAAACTGAATCGCTATATTATGCAGGTATTGGGCGTAGTCGCTCAGATTGGTTGATTGGGATGAATTTTTCTCGCTTGTTTACGTTGTTGGCTCAGCAACAAGGCTATCAAGGTTCGCCATTAAGTGTTGGGCGTGTGCAAAGTCCTACACTTGCGATGGTTGTAAACCGAGACCGTGAAATTGCAAATTTTAGTCCCAAATCCCATTTTGCATTGATTACACAATTGCAAACACAGCAGAACTACGCCTTTTTAGCAAAATATATCGTGCCTGAAAGCTATCTTGATGCAGATGGGCTTTGTTTAAATGAATCATTTATTCAGCAAGTGAATCAAGATATTCAAGGTACTGGCAATGCTGTCGTAAAATCTGTTGAAACCAAACGTGAGAAAAGTGCTCCTCCGCTCTTATTTGCATTAAGTGATCTACAATCAGAATGTAACCGTTTATTTGGAATGGGTGCACAACAAGTCCTAGATATTGCCCAAGCACTATATGAAAAGCACAAAGCGACAACCTATCCAAGAACGGACTGTGGCTATTTGCCTGAATCACAATTTGCTGAAGTGCCCAAAGTGTTATCAAGTCTAGCTAATAGCAATCCTAATTGGAAAAAAATCTTGCCCCACTTAGATCCTTCTCAAAAGTCTCGGGCGTGGAATGATAAAAAAATTACGGCGCACCACGGAATTATTCCAACAATGGGCAAGGTTAATTTGAGCATGATGAATACAGATGAGTTAAAAGTCTATGATTTAATATGCCGTCGTTATCTTGCTCAATTTTTACCTCACTTTGAAGTAGATAAAACGGTTGTTCAATTACAATGTGGGCAGCATTTATTACAGGCAAAAGGCAATATGGTTATTGCGACAGGTTGGAAGGCTTTATTTGGCAATACGGATGAATCTGATAATGATGACGATAATCAAGGGTTACCTCCATTAAATGCAAATCAATCTTGCCAAATTGCAGCTAGTGAAGTGAAATTACTGAAAACAACACCTCCTGCGCATTATACGGAAGGTACATTATTGAGTGCTATGAAAAATGCTGCACGTTTTGTGACGGATGAAAGGCTCAAGCAACGTTTGCGTGAAACAGAAGGTCTAGGGACAGAAGCAACACGCGCTGGGCTTATTCAGGGATTAATTGATAAAGGTTTTCTCAAAAAGAAAGGAAAACAAATTTTAGCAACGGAGCAAGCGAATGCTTTAATTGATAGTTTACCTGATTTATTGAAGAATCCTGGATTGACAGCACTATGGGAACAAGCTCTTAATCAAATTGCAGAAGGAACAATGACTCTTTCTGATTTTATGAAAAAGCAAGAAGACTTTATCCGCATGTTGATGAATAATTGTCTAAAACAAGGTATAAATTGGGGTAAGATTGAGATTCGAAAATGCCCACTTTGTGGAAAACCAATGAGAAAAATTCAACATGCCAAGGGGACTTTTTGGGGATGTTCTGGTTATCCTGAATGCCAGCACAAAGAAGCTGATAAAAAATCTGTTTCGAAAGTAAAAAAATCATCTTCAGCAAATGTTACACAACAAATTGCTAATTTACGCAGTTTGATTAAGTAA
- the ssb_4 gene encoding single-strand binding protein, translating to MAGVNKVIIVGHLGNDPELRTMPNGEAVANISVATSESWTDKTTGERREVTEWHRIVFYRRQAEVVGQYLHKGSQIYVEGRLRTRKWQDQNGQDRYTTEIQGDILQMLGTRNNGTSTASAPIQNQSANVPTQMEQPPINDFNDDIPF from the coding sequence ATGGCTGGTGTAAATAAAGTAATTATTGTTGGACATCTAGGTAATGATCCTGAATTGCGCACAATGCCAAATGGTGAAGCAGTTGCAAATATTAGTGTGGCAACAAGTGAAAGTTGGACAGATAAAACAACAGGGGAGCGTCGTGAAGTAACTGAATGGCACCGTATTGTGTTTTATCGTCGTCAAGCTGAAGTTGTGGGTCAATATCTTCATAAAGGTTCGCAGATTTATGTAGAGGGGCGTTTACGTACACGTAAATGGCAAGACCAAAATGGGCAGGATCGTTATACTACTGAAATTCAAGGTGATATATTACAGATGCTTGGTACGCGTAATAATGGAACTTCTACAGCCTCAGCACCGATTCAAAATCAATCGGCTAATGTGCCAACCCAAATGGAGCAGCCACCGATTAATGATTTCAATGATGATATTCCGTTCTGA
- a CDS encoding Protein of uncharacterised function (DUF3158), with protein MKLISEDMYRELARNADINNVLKQLFSHLGTEADYKILFEQVQQARSVFMDYQLDMVQRVRDSELQNLPIFMIKDKSSSSGGTFLRWRSMNHTGTGETVWHPLLTDKNVPEPLRNQLVAVEKDRILVNMQVSIFNYILRQLSECASKIEKVDKAQ; from the coding sequence ATGAAATTGATTTCTGAAGATATGTATCGAGAATTGGCAAGAAATGCAGACATCAATAATGTGCTGAAACAGTTATTTAGTCATTTAGGTACTGAAGCAGATTATAAGATTTTATTTGAACAGGTGCAGCAAGCAAGAAGCGTGTTCATGGATTATCAATTGGATATGGTTCAGCGTGTAAGGGATAGTGAATTACAAAACTTGCCAATATTTATGATTAAAGATAAATCCTCGTCATCAGGTGGTACTTTTTTACGTTGGCGCAGTATGAATCACACAGGAACAGGCGAAACGGTTTGGCATCCGTTACTTACGGATAAAAATGTGCCAGAGCCACTACGAAATCAGCTTGTCGCAGTGGAAAAAGATCGTATTTTGGTAAATATGCAAGTTTCTATCTTCAACTATATTTTGCGACAGTTGTCGGAGTGTGCATCTAAAATAGAAAAAGTTGATAAAGCTCAGTGA
- a CDS encoding integrating conjugative element protein, PFL_4669 family, with protein sequence MTTTPESQLGPLRSEIKFTLHTQYAHKLWIGRNSAKDEKGKIIQSSILSMPNALKLIGQIQQDAAQDDPYADDYLLRFEEKVLTYRQEMQQLVNKLVGIYADRLPESIEFERCTNVSPISYPIYVNSQLGYQLLYLLGDFDNLARVTMTAAHIALLTRADAQEWLEAGAVLLRKCFGVIENYKHSGITRKDAQEKNARYQAAVKRMGYEVPDYVLTGERRADYAPFIRHSSLSEDDNEQTVESQVTANTENE encoded by the coding sequence ATGACTACTACACCAGAATCACAACTTGGTCCATTACGTAGTGAGATCAAATTTACCTTGCATACTCAGTATGCACATAAATTATGGATTGGCAGAAATTCAGCAAAAGACGAGAAAGGAAAAATTATACAATCATCCATTTTAAGTATGCCAAATGCCCTAAAATTGATTGGTCAAATTCAGCAAGATGCTGCACAAGATGATCCTTATGCGGATGATTACTTATTACGTTTTGAAGAAAAAGTACTAACTTATCGCCAAGAGATGCAACAACTTGTGAATAAATTAGTTGGCATTTATGCGGATAGATTGCCTGAAAGTATTGAATTTGAGCGCTGTACTAATGTATCGCCGATCTCTTATCCTATTTATGTAAATTCCCAATTAGGGTACCAGTTGTTATACCTTTTAGGGGATTTTGATAATTTAGCTCGTGTTACGATGACTGCCGCGCATATCGCATTACTTACTCGTGCCGATGCTCAAGAATGGTTGGAGGCAGGAGCAGTTCTGTTGCGTAAATGCTTTGGGGTAATTGAAAACTACAAACATTCAGGCATTACTCGTAAAGATGCACAGGAAAAAAATGCACGCTATCAAGCAGCCGTTAAGCGAATGGGATATGAAGTGCCAGATTATGTATTAACTGGTGAACGACGTGCTGATTATGCACCATTTATTCGCCATAGCTCGTTATCAGAGGACGATAATGAGCAAACAGTCGAAAGCCAAGTAACAGCCAATACAGAAAATGAGTAG
- a CDS encoding Protein of uncharacterised function (DUF2857), which translates to MIKQTTINEALLANVLLNLREGNVRSCLNLGFSEDELKAINQLTLDELFYISHSTVQFAKVEINHDAFWKLLAVAQENAEEQQVIDRALLLGASIEMLNQYFGLSTSAVSARRQLLGKEEKMGRKVAATDEEQELIWHLWKKYQSTIENLNSLEGLELLSLIAEESNMNLTVVWKLVCEWKHN; encoded by the coding sequence ATGATTAAGCAAACAACCATAAATGAAGCCTTGTTAGCAAATGTATTACTTAATCTACGAGAAGGTAATGTTCGTTCTTGTTTAAATTTAGGTTTTTCAGAAGATGAATTAAAGGCGATCAATCAATTAACGTTAGATGAATTGTTTTATATCAGTCATTCTACCGTGCAATTTGCCAAAGTAGAGATCAACCATGATGCTTTTTGGAAACTACTTGCTGTAGCCCAAGAAAATGCAGAGGAACAGCAAGTTATTGACCGTGCGCTTTTACTTGGTGCCTCTATTGAAATGTTGAACCAGTACTTTGGTTTATCTACCTCAGCTGTTTCCGCACGCCGTCAATTACTTGGTAAGGAAGAGAAAATGGGGAGAAAGGTTGCAGCAACGGATGAAGAACAAGAGTTGATTTGGCATTTATGGAAAAAATACCAATCGACTATTGAAAACCTTAACTCATTAGAAGGATTAGAGCTTTTAAGTCTAATTGCAGAAGAAAGCAACATGAATTTAACTGTTGTTTGGAAGTTAGTTTGTGAATGGAAACATAACTAA
- a CDS encoding integrating conjugative element, PFGI_1 class, ParB family protein produces MTKNEKRAAAIARNLNVSPIANVSPSYQTVTPNHYSSEVEYITVTLDKLRPYEHNPRKTRNPNFEMIKESIRRRGLDHKPNITRRPGEDFYIIADGGNTRIQALKELFTETKDPKFWSISCEYKPWQGDSADSVEAELNILIGHLIENDTRADLSFIEKALGILQAKEYYEKKLDTSLSSRELSKALENDGYIISHTLIAKMENCVTYLYPYIPNALFKGLGKPQIDKLLAIRNNADEVWHHYHLEVDTPFADIWANSLSSCNEDSPFQVREFQDKLITQMADLLGGKTTYESLYLEIDLDERKFKKIAAKQHEIESHVEHSIEQITQHQETVKAKPVTPNIPKKEVEQTAVGNDVVATSSIPSLPINEIETENVTSQVINFFDENKDSNADVNDDSDSALLTQISQDFGLTPGMSVQEQREKRAAENGLSFACCGRQPVEDIWQLYPARNYRSEAYSLALDIAETANIDELVEHVIKTPVDYSYRMKSHNASLSDYASFIYQLLSMLQTNDFSQSVNCNLDSRFLFDIQQSGVGIDDITLVKIFRLIRVVRHLRQGAQP; encoded by the coding sequence ATGACAAAAAATGAAAAAAGAGCTGCGGCCATTGCACGAAATCTGAATGTAAGCCCGATTGCAAATGTATCTCCGTCATATCAGACTGTGACCCCAAACCATTATAGTTCAGAAGTGGAATATATTACGGTAACACTAGATAAACTACGTCCTTATGAGCATAACCCTCGTAAGACCCGTAATCCTAATTTTGAGATGATTAAAGAGTCTATTCGTCGTCGTGGTCTAGATCATAAGCCGAATATTACACGCCGTCCAGGAGAAGATTTTTATATTATTGCCGATGGTGGTAATACTCGGATTCAAGCATTGAAAGAATTGTTTACCGAAACCAAAGACCCTAAATTCTGGTCCATCAGTTGCGAATATAAACCTTGGCAAGGAGATTCTGCCGATAGTGTTGAAGCCGAATTAAATATTCTGATCGGGCATTTAATTGAAAATGATACACGTGCCGATTTGTCTTTTATTGAAAAAGCACTCGGTATTTTACAGGCGAAAGAATATTACGAGAAAAAATTAGATACATCGTTATCTTCCAGAGAACTATCCAAAGCATTAGAAAATGATGGATACATAATATCTCATACTTTGATTGCAAAAATGGAAAATTGCGTGACTTATCTTTACCCATATATTCCTAACGCGCTATTTAAAGGGTTAGGTAAACCACAAATCGATAAGTTACTTGCTATTCGCAATAACGCAGATGAGGTTTGGCATCACTATCATCTTGAAGTAGATACACCTTTTGCAGATATTTGGGCGAATTCACTTTCAAGTTGCAACGAAGATTCGCCATTTCAAGTGCGCGAATTCCAAGATAAGTTAATTACTCAGATGGCTGATTTACTGGGAGGGAAAACAACCTATGAATCACTTTATCTTGAAATCGATCTAGATGAGCGAAAATTTAAGAAAATTGCGGCCAAACAACATGAAATTGAAAGTCATGTTGAACATAGCATTGAGCAAATTACACAACACCAAGAAACCGTAAAAGCAAAACCTGTTACGCCAAATATTCCTAAGAAAGAGGTAGAACAAACAGCAGTTGGAAATGATGTAGTCGCAACATCTTCTATTCCATCATTACCTATAAATGAGATTGAAACAGAAAATGTTACATCCCAAGTAATAAATTTCTTTGATGAGAATAAAGATTCTAATGCGGATGTGAATGATGATTCTGATTCGGCGTTATTAACACAAATTTCTCAAGACTTTGGTTTAACTCCAGGTATGAGTGTTCAGGAACAGAGAGAGAAGCGAGCCGCTGAAAATGGATTATCCTTTGCCTGTTGTGGACGTCAACCTGTTGAAGATATTTGGCAGCTCTATCCAGCGCGTAATTATCGTTCTGAAGCTTATTCGTTAGCTTTAGATATTGCAGAAACAGCCAATATAGATGAGTTAGTTGAACATGTGATTAAAACCCCCGTAGATTATAGTTACCGAATGAAATCACATAATGCTTCGCTTTCAGATTATGCGTCTTTCATCTATCAGTTGCTTTCAATGTTACAAACAAATGATTTTTCACAATCAGTAAATTGCAATTTAGATAGTCGTTTCTTATTTGACATTCAACAATCGGGCGTAGGAATTGATGATATTACATTAGTTAAAATTTTCCGCCTAATACGAGTTGTTCGTCATTTACGCCAAGGAGCTCAACCATGA
- the dnaB2 gene encoding replicative DNA helicase, which translates to MSQKQPMEPYSVDAESAVLGGLILDNTLFDEIADVINPNDFYLYAHQIIFKGMYTLLSHGKPVDILTLDQYFKEQGILDQLGGFAYIAELARVTPTTANFKAYVDIVMRYSKQRKLLILGQHIISETQSVKSTEKLDELLENVEKRFTDLTLSQHTAGVADLNETLEKVVLRMESSAQNADPVTGTPTGIQELDEVTTGGQAGDFIVIGARPSMGKTAFCQTIAYHTLEKFKELPIQFYSMEMPAEQIVQRFLAMRARVSLQAIRKADQLGEDEWAKISLAMGHILNEWKNRLLIDDEGGLTPQKLRSKVRYNVRKYGKPAAIFIDYLQLMQGSRRYENRHLEITAISQALKNLAKEVGCPVYALSQLNRSLEQRGNKRPMNADLRESGSLEQDADLILFIYRDEVYNEQTEHPGTAEIIIGKQRNGPLKTVFTRFIGEYSLFENLAVTQY; encoded by the coding sequence ATGAGCCAAAAACAACCAATGGAACCTTATTCTGTCGATGCTGAAAGTGCGGTTCTCGGTGGGCTTATTCTGGATAACACACTTTTTGACGAAATTGCTGATGTGATAAATCCAAATGACTTTTATCTATATGCACATCAAATCATTTTCAAAGGAATGTATACCTTATTAAGTCATGGTAAACCTGTCGATATATTAACACTTGATCAATATTTTAAAGAGCAAGGTATTTTAGATCAGCTCGGTGGATTTGCTTATATTGCAGAACTTGCTCGAGTCACACCAACTACAGCCAATTTTAAGGCTTACGTTGATATTGTGATGCGATATAGCAAGCAGCGTAAACTTTTAATACTGGGGCAGCACATTATCTCTGAAACCCAATCAGTAAAATCAACTGAGAAATTAGATGAGCTTCTCGAAAATGTTGAAAAGCGATTCACGGATTTAACACTGTCACAGCATACAGCGGGTGTCGCAGACTTAAATGAAACCCTAGAAAAAGTAGTGCTTCGCATGGAGTCCTCTGCTCAGAATGCCGATCCTGTTACAGGTACACCAACAGGTATTCAAGAATTAGATGAGGTAACTACAGGTGGACAGGCTGGTGATTTTATTGTGATTGGTGCAAGACCTTCTATGGGTAAGACAGCTTTTTGTCAAACGATTGCTTATCACACATTAGAGAAATTCAAAGAATTACCTATTCAATTTTACAGTATGGAAATGCCTGCAGAACAAATTGTGCAACGTTTTTTAGCTATGCGTGCTCGAGTTAGTTTGCAAGCTATCCGTAAAGCAGATCAATTAGGCGAAGATGAATGGGCAAAAATTTCTCTTGCAATGGGACATATTTTAAATGAATGGAAGAATCGTCTACTGATTGATGATGAAGGTGGGCTTACTCCTCAAAAATTACGTTCAAAAGTTCGTTATAACGTCCGTAAATATGGCAAGCCAGCAGCGATTTTTATTGACTATCTGCAGTTAATGCAAGGCTCTCGTCGTTATGAAAATCGTCATTTAGAAATTACGGCGATTTCTCAGGCGTTAAAAAATTTAGCGAAAGAAGTGGGTTGCCCTGTTTATGCCCTTTCACAGCTTAATCGAAGCCTAGAACAACGAGGGAATAAACGCCCGATGAATGCGGATTTACGTGAGTCAGGCTCTTTAGAGCAAGATGCCGATCTCATTTTGTTTATCTATCGAGATGAAGTCTATAACGAACAAACAGAACATCCTGGTACTGCTGAAATTATTATCGGAAAACAACGTAATGGTCCATTAAAGACAGTATTTACTCGATTTATAGGTGAGTACTCACTCTTTGAAAATTTAGCAGTTACACAATACTAG
- the cpsD gene encoding chromosome partitioning ATPase → MKLLQNGTNKPFTITVASTKGGSAKSTNAANIGAFCAEHGLRTLLIDTDTQPTLSSYYVLNYQAPGGTYEFLHFRDVEPSHIISKTTIPNLDLIQSNDPSNKISSILRDSPDGALRFSLLLSKIEGYDVVIVDTRGTRDITVDMSVLAADVLFCPILPHILSAKEFIRGTLGMYQDLQTFANFGFKLPPLKAVINCVDHTNDVKFVSEHLHTLFATEFDESKILLDFAVPDKVAYREAATFSVPVYQQNRAEYKTIQQLCSLLMPQFAQSHFMDKG, encoded by the coding sequence ATGAAACTATTACAAAACGGTACAAACAAACCTTTTACCATTACTGTTGCTTCGACCAAAGGTGGTTCTGCTAAGAGTACTAACGCGGCTAATATTGGAGCATTCTGTGCAGAACACGGTCTAAGAACTCTTCTTATCGATACTGATACACAACCAACATTAAGCTCTTATTATGTGTTGAATTATCAGGCTCCAGGTGGTACTTATGAATTCTTACACTTTAGAGATGTGGAGCCTTCTCATATCATTTCTAAAACAACTATTCCTAACCTTGACTTAATTCAGTCAAATGATCCTTCAAATAAAATTAGCTCGATATTAAGGGATTCACCTGATGGTGCACTTCGCTTCAGTTTACTTTTAAGTAAAATAGAAGGCTACGATGTAGTTATTGTAGATACTCGAGGTACGCGCGATATTACCGTTGATATGTCCGTATTAGCTGCAGATGTACTTTTTTGCCCTATTCTTCCTCATATCTTGTCTGCTAAAGAATTTATTCGAGGCACGCTAGGTATGTATCAGGATTTGCAAACCTTTGCAAATTTTGGTTTCAAACTTCCTCCGCTAAAAGCCGTAATTAACTGTGTTGATCATACTAATGATGTGAAATTTGTTTCAGAACATTTGCATACCTTATTTGCAACAGAATTTGATGAGTCTAAGATATTACTTGATTTTGCTGTACCAGACAAAGTGGCTTACCGCGAAGCAGCCACATTCTCAGTCCCTGTGTATCAACAAAATCGAGCGGAATATAAAACCATCCAGCAACTTTGTTCATTGCTAATGCCTCAATTTGCTCAAAGCCATTTTATGGATAAGGGGTAA
- the lptG gene encoding YjgP/YjgQ family permease, which yields MNTLERYIGKSILGTIFATLLVLVGLSAIIKFVEQFRSVGRGTYDMLQAIAYTVLTMPKDIETFFPMAALLGALIALGNLASRSELIVMQSAGFSRLKIGLAVMKTALPLVILTMIIGEWGIPQTEQYARDMRAKAVSGGSLMSSKNGVWAKDGNDFIYVQRVNENASLKNVYIYHFDDGRKLQSVSHASGADYKNGTWTLKQFNVSKISADKIETNNYLTQKWKTSLTPDKLGIVSLRPTSLSISGLSEYITFLKQTGQDSKKFELTYWRKLFQPISVGVMMMLALSFIFGPLRSVTAGARIVTGICFGFFFYVVNEIFGPLTLVYNVTPLIGALLPSLMFLLITWWLLSRKRD from the coding sequence ATGAATACGCTCGAACGTTATATCGGTAAAAGTATTTTAGGTACGATCTTTGCGACTTTACTTGTGCTCGTTGGTTTATCGGCGATTATTAAATTCGTAGAACAATTCCGCAGTGTTGGACGTGGTACATACGATATGCTTCAGGCAATCGCTTATACCGTGTTAACAATGCCTAAAGATATTGAAACGTTTTTCCCTATGGCAGCATTACTTGGTGCGCTAATTGCGTTAGGTAATTTGGCGAGTCGAAGTGAATTGATTGTGATGCAATCGGCGGGATTTTCTCGTTTAAAAATTGGTTTAGCCGTAATGAAAACCGCGTTGCCTTTGGTTATTTTAACTATGATTATTGGCGAATGGGGGATTCCACAAACAGAACAATATGCGCGTGATATGCGTGCTAAAGCTGTTTCTGGTGGCTCTTTGATGTCAAGTAAAAATGGTGTTTGGGCAAAAGATGGCAATGATTTTATTTATGTGCAACGCGTTAATGAAAATGCCAGCTTAAAAAACGTTTATATTTATCATTTTGATGATGGGCGTAAATTACAGAGCGTAAGCCATGCCAGCGGAGCAGACTACAAGAATGGTACTTGGACATTAAAACAATTTAATGTATCTAAAATTTCAGCGGATAAAATTGAAACAAACAATTACTTGACGCAAAAATGGAAAACATCACTGACCCCCGATAAACTAGGGATTGTGTCCTTGCGTCCTACATCGCTTTCGATTTCGGGTCTCTCTGAATACATTACTTTCTTGAAACAAACGGGGCAGGATAGTAAAAAATTCGAATTAACCTATTGGCGAAAATTATTTCAACCTATTTCTGTTGGTGTCATGATGATGTTGGCACTTTCATTTATTTTTGGTCCATTACGTAGTGTAACAGCCGGAGCGCGAATTGTTACGGGCATTTGTTTTGGTTTCTTCTTCTATGTCGTAAATGAAATTTTTGGACCACTGACATTAGTGTATAACGTGACACCATTAATCGGTGCATTACTGCCAAGCTTAATGTTCTTGTTAATTACGTGGTGGCTGTTAAGTCGTAAACGAGATTAG
- the lptF gene encoding YjgP/YjgQ family permease produces MILTKYLTKEVFKSQIAILFILLLIFFCQQLVRVLGSAASGNVPADLVVSLLGLGMPTMAQLMLPLCLFIAILLTFGRLYAESEITVMRACGVGSRILVRVALMLSLFTGALAAYNALWVSPWAIKKQAEIIDDAKANPRMAALSAGQFMTSNNNDFVLFINNIENNQIKDVYLFQTKTKGNSKPSVITAEKGELKSLPNGDQILNLQNSQRVEGSATLPDFRITHFDEYQAYLGHQETNTANTEAEELTFNELLKGKSPAMKAELHWRIVLVIAVPLMALIAVPLSRVNPRQGRFAKMLPALMLYLIYFLAQSSLKSAGGAGKLDASIFMPLVSVLFLIIGVVLNSWESAFMYKIRNLFNRKAA; encoded by the coding sequence GTGATTTTAACCAAGTATTTAACGAAAGAAGTATTCAAAAGCCAAATCGCGATTTTGTTTATTTTGTTGTTGATTTTCTTTTGTCAGCAACTTGTGCGTGTATTAGGTTCTGCGGCGAGCGGTAATGTTCCTGCTGATCTTGTTGTGTCATTATTAGGACTTGGTATGCCGACGATGGCGCAATTAATGCTGCCATTATGTTTATTTATTGCGATTTTGTTAACGTTTGGGCGTTTGTATGCAGAAAGTGAAATTACGGTTATGCGTGCTTGTGGTGTCGGCTCGCGTATTTTAGTCCGTGTTGCATTGATGTTATCGCTGTTTACAGGTGCGTTGGCAGCATATAACGCACTTTGGGTGTCGCCTTGGGCAATTAAAAAACAAGCGGAAATTATTGATGATGCCAAAGCCAACCCACGCATGGCGGCACTGTCAGCAGGTCAGTTTATGACATCTAACAATAATGATTTTGTGTTATTTATCAATAATATTGAAAATAATCAAATTAAAGATGTGTATTTGTTCCAAACAAAAACTAAGGGTAATTCAAAACCGTCCGTGATTACCGCTGAAAAAGGTGAATTAAAATCACTGCCAAATGGTGATCAGATTTTAAATTTACAAAATAGCCAACGCGTGGAAGGTTCGGCAACATTACCAGACTTTCGTATTACACATTTTGATGAATACCAAGCCTATTTAGGTCATCAAGAAACGAATACGGCGAATACAGAAGCCGAAGAATTAACCTTTAATGAATTATTAAAAGGCAAGAGTCCGGCAATGAAAGCGGAATTGCATTGGCGCATTGTATTAGTCATTGCAGTGCCGTTAATGGCATTAATTGCGGTGCCATTGAGTCGTGTTAACCCACGCCAAGGTCGCTTTGCTAAAATGTTGCCCGCCCTTATGTTATACCTGATTTATTTTCTCGCTCAGAGTTCGTTAAAATCTGCGGGTGGAGCAGGTAAATTAGATGCCAGCATTTTTATGCCTTTAGTGAGCGTTTTATTTCTCATTATTGGTGTGGTATTAAATAGTTGGGAAAGTGCGTTTATGTATAAAATTCGTAATTTGTTTAATCGCAAAGCAGCATAA